The following proteins come from a genomic window of Geminicoccaceae bacterium SCSIO 64248:
- the betA gene encoding choline dehydrogenase, translating into MNPTYDYVIVGGGSAGCVLANRLSEDADVSVLLLEAGPRDRTWKIHMPAALTYNLCDDRYNWYYNTEPQEHMDGRVMYWPRGRVLGGSSSLNAMVYIRGHAYDYDRWAREAEAPHWDYAHVLPYFRKAETRAVGGDAYRGSSGPLNVSTGACRNPLFQAFVEAGQQAGYPYTADMNGFQQEGVGPMDMTVHKGKRWSAASAFLKPALSRPNLTVETGAMATRILFEGDRAIGVAFAQRDKPREVRAEREVILSGGAINSPQLLMLSGVGDADHLRAHGIDVTADRKGVGRNLQDHLELYVQHACKEPITLYSATRPWNMVRIGVEWFLFHTGDGASSHLEAGGFVRSRPDVPHPDIQFHFLPSAVRDHGRVPPDRHAFQVHVGTMRATSRGWLKLRSADPKDHPILQPNYLSTPEDVADLRACVGITREIFAQKAFDRFRGVEIQPGPDVRSDAEIDAFVRAKADSAYHPSCTCRMGKDEGAVVDDQLRVHGLSGLRVVDASIMPSVVSGNLNAPTIMLAEKAADMIRGREALPASTAPVWRPDERAVA; encoded by the coding sequence ATGAACCCAACCTATGACTACGTCATCGTCGGCGGCGGCTCGGCCGGCTGCGTGCTCGCCAACCGGCTGAGCGAGGATGCCGACGTCAGCGTGCTGCTGCTGGAGGCGGGACCGCGCGATCGGACCTGGAAGATCCACATGCCGGCGGCGCTGACCTACAATCTCTGCGACGATCGCTACAACTGGTACTACAACACCGAGCCGCAGGAACACATGGACGGCCGGGTCATGTACTGGCCGCGCGGCCGCGTGCTGGGCGGCTCGTCCTCGCTCAACGCCATGGTCTACATCCGCGGCCACGCCTACGATTACGACCGCTGGGCGCGAGAGGCGGAGGCGCCGCACTGGGACTACGCCCACGTCCTGCCCTATTTTCGCAAGGCGGAGACCCGCGCAGTGGGCGGCGACGCCTATCGCGGCTCCTCCGGCCCCCTCAACGTCTCGACCGGCGCCTGCCGCAATCCTCTGTTCCAGGCCTTCGTCGAGGCCGGGCAGCAGGCCGGCTACCCCTACACGGCCGACATGAACGGCTTCCAGCAGGAAGGCGTCGGCCCGATGGACATGACCGTGCACAAGGGCAAGCGCTGGAGCGCGGCGTCGGCCTTCCTCAAGCCGGCCCTGTCCCGGCCGAACCTCACGGTCGAGACCGGTGCGATGGCGACGCGGATCCTGTTCGAGGGCGACCGCGCAATCGGCGTCGCCTTCGCCCAGCGGGACAAGCCGCGCGAGGTGCGCGCGGAACGCGAGGTGATCCTCTCAGGCGGCGCGATCAACTCGCCGCAGCTCCTCATGCTGTCCGGCGTCGGCGACGCCGACCATCTGCGCGCGCACGGCATCGACGTGACGGCCGATCGCAAGGGCGTCGGCCGGAACCTCCAGGACCATCTCGAGCTCTACGTCCAGCACGCCTGCAAGGAGCCGATCACGCTCTACAGCGCGACCAGGCCCTGGAACATGGTGCGGATCGGCGTCGAGTGGTTCCTGTTCCATACGGGCGACGGCGCCTCGTCGCATCTCGAGGCGGGCGGCTTCGTGCGCAGCCGGCCGGACGTGCCTCACCCCGACATCCAGTTCCACTTCCTGCCGTCGGCCGTGCGCGACCACGGCCGCGTGCCGCCGGACCGGCACGCCTTCCAGGTCCATGTCGGCACGATGCGGGCGACCAGCCGGGGCTGGCTCAAGCTGCGCTCGGCCGACCCGAAGGACCATCCGATCCTGCAGCCGAACTATCTCAGCACGCCCGAGGACGTCGCCGACCTGCGCGCCTGCGTCGGCATCACCCGTGAGATCTTCGCGCAGAAGGCGTTCGACCGCTTTCGCGGCGTCGAGATCCAGCCGGGCCCGGACGTCCGCAGCGACGCCGAGATCGACGCCTTCGTCCGCGCCAAGGCGGACAGCGCATACCACCCGTCCTGCACCTGCCGTATGGGCAAGGACGAGGGCGCCGTGGTCGACGACCAGTTGCGCGTGCACGGCCTGTCGGGCCTGCGCGTGGTCGACGCCTCGATCATGCCCTCGGTCGTGAGCGGCAATTTGAACGCCCCCACCATCATGCTGGCGGAAAAGGCGGCCGACATGATCCGCGGGCGCGAAGCCCTGCCGGCCTCGACCGCGCCGGTCTGGCGGCCGGACGAGCGGGCGGTCGCCTGA
- the betB gene encoding betaine-aldehyde dehydrogenase produces MKLPEGRAYIGGRFVPAASSERFPTVNPATGDILCEVELSLGTEVDRAVEAASAGFAVWSAMTGTERARVLMEAVRILRARNRELAELEVMDTGKPIQEAVAVDVHSGADAIEYFAGLAPTIGGSHIDLGASFAYTRREPLGVCAGIGAWNYPLQIACWKSAPALAAGNAMIFKPAELTPLTALRLAEIYTEAGLPDGVFNVVQGDARTGALLTAHPGIAKVSLTGEVGTGKTVMAAAASTLKHVTMELGGKSPLIVFDDAKLGNAVTGAMLGNFYTQGEICSNGTRVFVQRGVYDAFLVELVARTRRLVIGDPMDEATQVGALISAEHRDRVQGFIDRAIAAGHRPAVGGALPAEPALSRGFFVAPTVFAGVTDTDEIVREEIFGPVMAVLPFDDEEEVLARANGTPYGLAAGVFTTDLGRAHRMAKGLEAGICWINTYNVTPVEIPFGGVKQSGLGRENGLAAIEHYTQLKSVFVEMGDLESPY; encoded by the coding sequence ATGAAGCTGCCTGAAGGCCGAGCGTATATCGGCGGCCGTTTCGTCCCGGCCGCCTCGTCCGAACGCTTCCCGACCGTCAATCCCGCCACCGGCGACATCCTGTGCGAGGTCGAGCTCTCGCTCGGGACGGAGGTCGACCGGGCGGTCGAGGCGGCCAGCGCGGGCTTCGCCGTCTGGTCGGCGATGACCGGCACAGAGCGGGCGCGGGTCCTCATGGAGGCGGTGCGCATCCTGCGCGCGCGCAACCGCGAACTGGCCGAGCTCGAAGTCATGGACACGGGCAAGCCGATCCAGGAGGCCGTCGCGGTCGACGTCCATTCCGGCGCGGACGCGATCGAGTATTTCGCCGGCCTCGCCCCCACGATCGGCGGCAGCCACATCGATCTCGGCGCCAGCTTCGCCTACACGCGCCGGGAGCCCCTGGGCGTGTGCGCCGGCATCGGCGCCTGGAACTACCCCTTGCAGATCGCCTGCTGGAAGTCGGCGCCTGCCCTCGCCGCCGGCAACGCCATGATCTTCAAGCCGGCCGAACTCACGCCGCTCACCGCCTTGCGCCTGGCCGAGATCTATACCGAGGCGGGCCTGCCGGACGGCGTGTTCAACGTCGTCCAGGGCGACGCGCGCACGGGCGCGCTGCTGACCGCCCATCCCGGCATCGCCAAGGTCTCGCTGACCGGCGAGGTCGGCACCGGCAAGACGGTCATGGCCGCCGCCGCCTCGACCCTGAAGCATGTCACCATGGAACTGGGCGGCAAGTCGCCGCTCATCGTGTTCGACGACGCCAAGCTCGGCAACGCGGTGACCGGCGCGATGCTCGGCAACTTCTACACCCAGGGCGAGATCTGCTCGAACGGCACGCGCGTGTTCGTCCAGCGCGGCGTCTACGACGCGTTCCTCGTAGAGCTGGTCGCGCGGACCCGCCGGCTCGTGATCGGCGATCCGATGGACGAGGCGACCCAGGTCGGGGCCCTGATCTCGGCCGAGCATCGCGACCGTGTCCAGGGCTTCATCGATCGAGCGATCGCGGCCGGCCACCGTCCCGCCGTCGGCGGCGCGCTGCCGGCCGAGCCCGCCCTCTCGCGCGGCTTCTTCGTGGCGCCGACCGTGTTCGCCGGCGTGACCGACACGGACGAGATCGTGCGCGAGGAGATCTTCGGGCCGGTCATGGCCGTGTTGCCCTTCGACGACGAGGAAGAGGTCCTGGCCCGCGCCAACGGCACTCCCTACGGCTTGGCGGCCGGCGTGTTCACGACCGATCTCGGCCGGGCGCACCGCATGGCCAAGGGCCTGGAAGCCGGCATCTGCTGGATCAACACCTACAACGTGACGCCGGTCGAGATCCCCTTCGGCGGCGTCAAGCAGTCGGGCCTGGGCCGCGAGAACGGCCTGGCCGCCATCGAGCACTACACGCAGCTGAAGAGCGTCTTCGTCGAGATGGGCGATCTCGAATCGCCGTACTGA
- a CDS encoding sugar-binding protein, producing MKRRQVNWLLAAAACAGIAGAPMFGAGHAVAQEKKTLALVTNASADFWTIARRGTEKAAAELPNYNIEMYVISEATAAEQRRVLDDLLTRGVAGVSISAIDPANSNDILNRVAEQAVLFTTDSDAPDTNRALYIGTDNVAAGVEAGELIKKSLPDGGRIMLFVGTTGAANARERIEGIRTSLEGSNVEIIDVRTDEVDFARAKRNVEDTLTTYPDIAALVGLYSYNTPQIVEAVRAAGVQGEVKVIGFDEDPVTLRGIADGIVDATVVQQPFEFGYQSMKLLAQAIEGDTSFIPDDKLMIIPTRVIDPSNVEEFRAEMSAMLSGQ from the coding sequence ATGAAGCGTCGTCAGGTAAATTGGCTGCTCGCGGCCGCTGCATGCGCCGGAATCGCGGGTGCACCCATGTTCGGTGCCGGCCACGCCGTGGCCCAGGAAAAGAAGACCTTGGCGCTGGTGACCAACGCCTCGGCCGACTTCTGGACGATTGCGCGGCGCGGCACGGAGAAGGCCGCCGCCGAGCTGCCGAACTACAATATCGAGATGTACGTCATCTCCGAGGCGACCGCCGCGGAGCAGCGCCGCGTGCTGGACGACCTGCTGACCCGCGGCGTCGCCGGCGTGTCGATCAGTGCAATCGATCCCGCAAACTCGAACGACATCCTCAACCGGGTCGCCGAGCAGGCCGTGCTGTTCACCACGGACAGCGACGCGCCCGACACCAACCGCGCGCTGTATATCGGCACGGACAACGTCGCGGCCGGCGTGGAAGCGGGCGAGTTGATCAAAAAATCGCTGCCCGACGGCGGCAGGATCATGCTGTTCGTCGGCACCACCGGCGCCGCCAACGCGCGCGAACGGATCGAGGGCATCCGCACGTCGCTCGAAGGCAGCAATGTCGAGATCATCGACGTGCGCACCGACGAGGTCGACTTCGCCCGCGCCAAGCGCAATGTCGAGGACACGCTGACCACCTATCCCGACATCGCCGCCCTGGTCGGCCTCTACTCCTACAACACGCCGCAGATCGTCGAGGCGGTCCGCGCCGCCGGCGTGCAGGGCGAGGTCAAGGTCATCGGCTTCGACGAGGATCCCGTGACCCTGCGCGGCATCGCGGACGGCATCGTCGACGCGACCGTCGTCCAGCAGCCTTTCGAGTTCGGCTACCAGTCGATGAAGCTGCTGGCGCAGGCGATCGAGGGCGACACCTCGTTCATCCCCGACGACAAGCTGATGATCATTCCGACCCGGGTGATCGACCCCAGCAATGTCGAGGAGTTCCGAGCCGAGATGAGCGCCATGCTGAGCGGCCAGTGA
- the hspQ gene encoding heat shock protein HspQ: protein MLTAKYSIGQIVKHRFFPFRGVIFDVDPEFSNTEEWYEAIPAEIRPRKDQPFYHLLAENSENYYVAYVSEQNLVMDDSGEPIEHPQIKELFGGLTDGLYIRPKTAVH from the coding sequence ATGCTTACCGCCAAATACAGTATCGGCCAGATCGTCAAGCATCGCTTTTTCCCGTTTCGCGGGGTGATCTTCGACGTCGACCCGGAGTTCTCCAACACGGAAGAGTGGTACGAGGCGATCCCGGCCGAGATCAGGCCGCGCAAGGACCAGCCTTTCTACCATCTCCTCGCCGAGAACTCCGAAAACTACTATGTCGCCTATGTCTCGGAACAGAATCTGGTCATGGACGACTCCGGCGAGCCGATCGAGCATCCGCAGATCAAGGAATTGTTCGGCGGGCTGACCGACGGGCTCTATATCCGGCCGAAGACCGCCGTCCACTGA
- the betI gene encoding transcriptional regulator BetI, whose protein sequence is MPKVGMQPIRRRQLIDATIASISQHGLGDTTVQTISRNAGVSTGIIHHYFGGKDELLAATMRAMLESLRRDLVSRLDGIEDPHERLLAIIASNFAADQFDRPVITTWLAFWAEARHKPVLGRLQRIYARRLRSHIRRELRHLLPEADLTMATESLAAMIDGIWLTQALSGTADDRAARVLALRHLKSLLPQETRRHEAA, encoded by the coding sequence ATGCCGAAAGTGGGAATGCAGCCGATCCGCCGGCGGCAGTTGATCGACGCGACCATCGCTTCGATCAGCCAGCACGGGCTCGGCGACACGACGGTGCAGACGATCAGCCGCAATGCCGGCGTGTCGACGGGCATCATCCACCACTATTTCGGCGGCAAGGACGAGCTCCTGGCCGCCACCATGCGCGCCATGCTGGAAAGCCTGCGGCGCGACCTCGTCTCCCGCCTGGACGGGATCGAGGACCCGCACGAACGGCTGCTCGCGATCATCGCGAGCAATTTCGCTGCCGACCAGTTCGATCGCCCGGTGATCACCACGTGGCTGGCCTTCTGGGCAGAAGCCCGGCACAAGCCGGTGCTCGGCCGGCTGCAGCGGATCTACGCCCGCCGGCTGCGCTCGCACATCAGGCGGGAGTTGCGCCACCTGCTGCCCGAGGCCGACCTTACCATGGCGACCGAGAGCCTGGCCGCGATGATCGACGGCATCTGGCTGACCCAGGCCCTGTCCGGCACCGCGGACGACCGCGCCGCGCGCGTCCTGGCGCTCCGCCATCTCAAGTCACTGCTGCCCCAGGAGACGCGCCGTCATGAAGCTGCCTGA
- a CDS encoding inositol monophosphatase — protein MMLDLDQRTAIAAAIMREAGQRALAYFRDRGRLAVERKGLQDLVSIADREVETIIRAGLERSFPGEAILGEEGGGSGDAERLWIIDPIDGTANFLRGIPYWSMVLGYVEDGRVQVGVTYDPVHDELFVASAGNGARRDGEAIAVSGVSDPGAACVGLSYTFKTPTPPYIDMVAKALGEGFDHRRMGSSALALAHVADGRLDALMVPYANMWDVVSGLILVEEAGGFVTPFRPEGGLTRPSAILACTPALAPLLQRISGITGEGTLT, from the coding sequence ATGATGCTCGATCTGGACCAGCGCACCGCCATTGCGGCCGCGATCATGCGCGAGGCCGGCCAACGCGCGCTCGCCTATTTTCGTGACCGCGGCCGGCTGGCCGTCGAGCGGAAGGGCTTGCAGGATCTCGTCAGCATCGCCGATCGCGAGGTCGAGACGATCATCCGCGCCGGCCTGGAGCGGAGCTTTCCCGGCGAGGCGATCCTGGGCGAGGAGGGCGGCGGCTCCGGCGACGCCGAGCGTCTCTGGATCATCGATCCGATCGACGGCACGGCGAATTTCCTGCGCGGCATTCCCTACTGGTCGATGGTGCTGGGCTATGTCGAGGACGGTCGCGTCCAGGTCGGCGTCACCTACGATCCCGTGCATGACGAATTGTTCGTCGCATCGGCCGGCAACGGCGCGCGCCGGGACGGCGAGGCGATTGCGGTCTCGGGCGTCAGCGACCCCGGCGCCGCCTGCGTCGGGCTGAGCTACACGTTCAAGACGCCGACGCCGCCCTATATCGACATGGTCGCCAAGGCCCTGGGCGAAGGCTTCGATCACCGCCGGATGGGCTCTTCGGCGCTGGCGCTCGCCCATGTGGCGGATGGTCGCCTGGATGCGCTGATGGTCCCTTACGCCAATATGTGGGATGTGGTGTCCGGGCTTATCCTGGTCGAGGAGGCAGGCGGGTTCGTCACGCCGTTCCGGCCGGAGGGCGGCCTGACAAGGCCCTCGGCCATCCTCGCCTGCACGCCGGCGCTGGCGCCGCTCCTGCAACGTATCAGCGGCATCACAGGCGAAGGGACATTGACCTGA
- a CDS encoding ATP-dependent RecD-like DNA helicase, producing MQSSPSTDRPSEAEETLAGLVERIVFRNAENGFSVLRVKAEGRREPVTVVGAIGQVQPGEFLRAIGRWQTDPSFGFQFRAESLTALPPSTAEGMEAYLGSGMIKGIGPAMARKLVAAFGNRVFDVIEKTPHRLREVEGVGRGLAQRIVDAWRDQRAVRDIMVFLHGHGLSPLRAARIHEAYGKQAIEVVTADPYRLARDIRGIGFQAADELAARLGLERDGAPRLRAGLVHSLTEALDSGHCALPRDALVAHAAALLGVPEERIEPVLALEVEKGRLIAAPIRGTMCVYMPALAEAEAEVAAGLIARAESAPAVPVPDPERRIEAAELEIGHALAPGQKDALALALGARLVVITGGPGTGKTTLVNALLAALPDELDVKLAAPTGRAARRLAESTGSEARTLHRLLEADPGRGFGRGLERPIVGDLLVVDEVSMVDIPLMQALLRALPDEASLVLVGDVDQLPSIGPGQVLKDIIDSGVCPVVRLTEIFRQAAESRIVTSAHSINQGRRPDLSRPDDVLSDFYAIRAEDPDDAAAKVLELVAERIPARFGVDPLRDIQVLCPTNKGRAGARALNGELQAALNPPRGPRLERQGVVYAAGDKVMQTVNDYDREVNNGDLGIVTRIDPAERTLTAEFDGRSQTYPYDGLDALAPAYAVTVHKAQGSEYPVVILPLVMQHGRMLRRNLVYTAITRARRLVVLVAEPRALELAVTGRPNPERWSGLRERLQATATRAVVPDSRGET from the coding sequence ATGCAGTCCAGCCCGTCGACCGATCGCCCGTCCGAGGCCGAGGAGACTCTCGCCGGCCTGGTCGAACGGATCGTGTTCCGCAACGCCGAGAACGGTTTCAGCGTCCTGCGGGTGAAGGCCGAGGGGCGGCGCGAGCCGGTCACGGTCGTGGGCGCGATCGGGCAGGTCCAGCCGGGCGAGTTCCTGCGCGCGATCGGCCGGTGGCAGACCGATCCCAGCTTCGGCTTCCAGTTCCGCGCCGAAAGCCTGACTGCCCTGCCGCCCTCCACCGCGGAGGGCATGGAGGCCTATCTCGGCTCCGGCATGATCAAGGGCATCGGCCCGGCCATGGCGCGCAAGTTGGTCGCCGCGTTCGGCAATCGCGTGTTTGACGTGATCGAGAAGACGCCCCACCGGCTGCGCGAGGTCGAGGGCGTCGGGCGCGGCCTCGCCCAGCGCATCGTCGATGCCTGGCGCGACCAGCGCGCCGTGCGCGACATCATGGTGTTCCTGCACGGCCACGGCCTGTCGCCGCTCCGGGCGGCGCGCATCCACGAGGCCTACGGCAAGCAGGCGATCGAGGTCGTGACCGCCGACCCCTATCGGCTGGCGCGCGACATCCGTGGCATAGGCTTCCAGGCCGCCGACGAGCTGGCCGCGCGCCTGGGGCTGGAACGGGACGGGGCGCCGCGCCTGCGCGCCGGCCTCGTGCACAGCCTGACCGAGGCGCTGGACAGCGGCCACTGCGCGCTGCCGCGCGACGCGCTCGTCGCGCACGCGGCGGCCCTGCTCGGCGTACCGGAGGAGCGCATCGAGCCGGTGCTCGCGCTCGAGGTCGAGAAGGGCCGCCTGATCGCAGCGCCGATCCGCGGCACGATGTGCGTGTACATGCCGGCGCTCGCCGAGGCGGAGGCGGAGGTCGCCGCCGGCCTTATCGCGCGCGCCGAGAGCGCCCCTGCCGTCCCCGTGCCCGATCCGGAGCGGCGCATCGAGGCCGCCGAGCTGGAGATCGGTCATGCCCTGGCGCCCGGCCAGAAGGACGCGCTGGCGCTCGCCCTGGGCGCACGGCTGGTCGTGATCACCGGCGGGCCCGGCACCGGCAAGACCACGCTGGTCAACGCGCTGCTGGCGGCCTTGCCGGACGAACTCGACGTCAAGCTGGCCGCGCCGACCGGCCGGGCCGCGCGCCGGCTCGCCGAAAGCACGGGCAGCGAGGCGCGCACGCTGCACCGCCTGCTCGAGGCCGATCCCGGGCGCGGCTTCGGCCGCGGGCTTGAGCGGCCGATCGTCGGCGATTTGCTGGTGGTCGACGAGGTCTCGATGGTCGACATTCCGCTGATGCAGGCACTTTTGCGCGCGCTGCCGGACGAGGCGTCGCTGGTCCTGGTCGGCGACGTCGACCAGCTGCCGTCGATCGGGCCCGGGCAGGTGCTCAAGGACATCATCGACAGCGGCGTCTGCCCGGTCGTCCGCCTGACCGAGATCTTCCGCCAAGCGGCGGAGAGCCGGATCGTGACCAGCGCGCACAGCATCAACCAGGGGCGCAGGCCCGACCTGTCGCGTCCGGACGACGTCCTGTCCGACTTCTACGCCATACGCGCGGAGGATCCGGACGATGCCGCCGCCAAGGTCCTGGAACTGGTCGCCGAGCGCATTCCCGCGCGTTTCGGCGTCGATCCGTTGCGCGACATCCAGGTCCTGTGTCCGACCAACAAGGGCCGCGCCGGCGCGCGCGCCCTGAACGGCGAATTGCAGGCGGCGCTCAACCCGCCGCGCGGCCCCAGGCTGGAACGCCAGGGCGTCGTGTACGCCGCGGGCGACAAGGTCATGCAGACGGTCAACGACTACGATCGCGAGGTCAACAACGGCGATCTCGGCATCGTCACGCGGATCGACCCGGCCGAGCGGACGCTGACCGCGGAGTTCGACGGCCGCAGCCAGACCTATCCCTATGACGGCCTCGACGCGCTGGCGCCCGCCTACGCCGTCACGGTGCACAAGGCGCAGGGCTCGGAATATCCTGTCGTCATTCTGCCGCTCGTCATGCAGCATGGTCGCATGCTGCGCCGCAACCTGGTCTACACCGCGATCACGCGCGCCAGGCGGCTGGTGGTTCTGGTCGCTGAGCCACGCGCCCTGGAACTGGCGGTGACCGGCCGGCCCAATCCCGAGCGATGGTCCGGCCTGCGCGAGCGCCTGCAGGCGACGGCCACCCGCGCCGTCGTCCCCGATAGCCGAGGAGAAACATGA